GAGCCTTGCGAAAGGGCGCTGCTCCTCCATGCAAGGCATCTAATGGTTGTGTACAGAAGCCTGCTCATAATCACCAGCGAGGTTGCCCAAGATGGCAAAGGTGCCGCAAAAGTCCACCAAAAGGTCCAAAACATGAGATTTAGTacagaaacaaaatgaagaaagaaccAAAATTCCATGCCTTTTCATTTGCTGTCTTGAAAATTTACCAATTTTCCATGTTAGATATATAACTTGAATGTATGCATGCACTgttatatgtatttttgtattttgatgctaattaataaaattatgatcttattttattttactttgaaaaCCCACCTCCGATCCTCCCTCTTTAATAGATGTTAGTTTTTGAGTATATGAATAATTACGTGTCACTTTCTTATTGGGAGTTTTTCCTATAGGCAAATATCCCACATCCCACTACTCCCTCATGCCTATTGCCTCGTGCCGAGAATCATAGTggcagttttctttttcttttttttttctttttttcttttttcaaacaaatgagGAAAAGGGTAAAGGGGTATCTTCCCCATTCTTGATCCAAATGAAATCATAGTGGTAGTTATTGACATGGTGAGTGAGTGCATTTTGTGTGTGATCTCATCACGGTGTTCTCATGCTATTGGGCCTTGGGCTCTAAAGCTTTCCAAAGTAATAGTGTAGGATGCGGTATTTGGTACAAATATTGAATTAGAGGACCATTTTTGTTGTATCTCTTTGCTTCATTTGTTACCTTTCACTTTgtctttcgttttctttttcatcttgtATCAATTTttgcataaacaaaataaaatctacataaaagaaaaaaaaaatctagataTCTTAActgatttatttaaaatactaCATTTAAACAAGTGttaatgcaaaatatatatatatatatatatatatatatatatatatatatattggaataaataaaaaattggtcaatATAGTTGGTTTAAATTATAAATCGCTCGTgcggtataaaaaatatggataaatgcaaaatcaaatcATGTGGTTAACTCAATTGGGAGCcacccctttctttttcttttttttaacaaataatttttttcttttttctattttattaatttttattttagttttttaaaagaataagtgtattataagaatataaaaacatatgtggcatttttgacacactttgatAGTTTAATTGGTTACTTTagcacattttgaacattgtgaagctcttttaaaaatgaatattagTTTAtgggacttttttatattttttcctaaataaataaaatgaacacAACCCCCAGAAACCACAAGAATGAGTAAAGAGGTTAAAATTGAATTGATCTTATCGGCCTGGCAAAGGTTTAGGCATTGTTTATAAAAGGAAACGAGAGAAATGTTTATAAGGATCAGTCTCCTACGCGTCTATCTCCTTTGCTCTCCCAAGCCATGACCTCTGCATCTTTCACGATGTCATCTCAGCCCCACTTCCAAGAGGCTCCTCTTCCACCAGCTGTTTGAGAATGACTCTTCCACCTACTTGTTAAAAAGCTTTTAAGGCAGGAAatgtattttgattttatgaataaaaagcATTTCcacaaaaatgaagaaacaagcctttttgaaagaaaatttgtaactttTTTAACTAATacgtaacatttttttaaaaaaattacataatttgagaatttataattaaaaaaaaaaaaaaaattcctgattcacatatttttaaaaagaatatttaaacaaaataataaaagtgataGTTAAAATtagaaagtgatttttttttttaaaaaaaaaaaaaacctattttggcatttttaattattttattaattataaactgTTCACTTGTGAAGACTTAGACAATATCAAAGTCATtgcagaaaatacaaaagttGTCTCCTCTGTCCCGCTGCGTaagcttattttattttgttttttctcgtCCTCTGTTTCCACGAGACTGGAGAGAGGAACACAGAATATTAGCGTCAAACACAAAGACCATTCAAAGATATATAAAAGGTCAAATAAAGCACTCTTTAAATACTTATAATCAGAACCAAAAGCTTCAATAATTCCACAATCATGAAGAAGCATTACAAGAAAGGCCAAGTTCACCCATCACAGCTTCCATCCATCGCCGACCATCACTTGGCTCTTCTTCCGGCGACAATCCTAACCCTCTCCGCCGCCCTCTCTGCTCAAGACAAAGAAGTCTTGGCCTACCTCATCATCTCATGCTCCAGCAGTAGCACATCCAACAACTTCTCCGGCCATCCAAAAACCGTTACTGAAAGTAACGGCGGCGACCACAGTCCTACGTTTGAGTGCAACTGCTTTCGGTGTTACATGAGTTTTTGGGCACGATGGGATGCTTCGCCTAACCGCGAACTCATACACGAGATTATCGAAGCTTATGAAGAGGAGTTgctcaagaagaagaagcggAGCGCTGCCGCCAAGatcaagaaagagagaaggaagaggGGGTGTGATGATCAGTTGAAGGGCGGCGGTGAGAAAGGCTCTGAAGAGAGGCCGGTGACCTGGGTCGACAAAATGGGTGAGTCGGTCTCGGCGGATGTGAGCGTCGGCGACGGCGGCGGTGAGGTTGGGATGGAGAAAGGAGTAGTGAGAAAGATTGCGAGCTTCATAGGAGAGAGGATTTGGAGTGTTTGGGATAGGGTTTAGTTCTCTCCTTCACGACACTGataagtctttctttttttttttttttttgatattttctctcCACATGATTACCCATTTTGTGTAAACAATGGGATCGAGTTATATgggattttttcttctttttttttttttccctttcatgGGGTTCTAGAtgttaaatcaaaatttaatttcagTTGATTTATGGTATGtagcaaaaataaaatgtaaagaTTGTAAATTTTagtgagaattttatttatgatgattttcaatccAAACTCCAGCTTCGTTGAAATGGTGCatgcccaatttttttaaaaaaatggtcatcattatgaagaaaaatagaatttttattttttaaaaaaatttcaaataaaaaaaaaagactaaaataaaaattattgcttttaaaaaaaattttaaattaaaaaataaggaaaaagtttctgaagtaaaatacagtttttattttttaaaaaaaatatcaaataaaaattattgcttcaaaaactttttttttttttaattttgtaaggCAAAAATTGGCtccaaatttgacaaaatagttGGTCTTTAagcatattctttaatttatacCATTAAGCATTTTTGGTTTGAACATGTCAAACTGTCAATGGTCGATATTCTTTCCGCGTTGACCAACTAAGCTTAGACAAGCTATGTTTGAAAATGTTGATTTTCAAGCTTTGACCGATTATGTAACCATcattgataaataaataaattcttcaATACATTTTCATGCTATGTTTTAAAACGctttcaataaattaaaaaaaataaaataaaataatcagtATTTGGTTATTATCCCGAAAAATaatcttgaaaacaattttgttGTATGATATGCACTAAAAGTCactcttttataaaaatatcaccaattattgttaaaaaaaaaataaaaaataaagagtaatgcaaAATGCTATACTCATCACATATACTCTCATTTCATTGGGGTTCATGTAGTAATACTCATTAgcccttatttatttttatttttttaataatggttGATTGAATGGTTAATTGATACGGACACATCAGCCCAATTGAATGAGAGTAGGATGAAGatactcaaaattcaaagaCTAATAGATACGGTTACACTTTCATTGGGCTAATGAAGGTACAGTATTTAACAATGGTTAATAAGCACTATCGTATATGTCCAATGAAATAAAGAtgtgatgaaaatatattatttaacattactcaaaattCAGTGTTGAtttgcacttaaaaaaaaaaagaaaaagaaaaaaagtgctaATTAGCAATGCTACCGTAACAAAAATAAGAttataatgaaataaaagtgCAATGTCTAGCATTTCTTTTCAACACATTCCTTTTACAgagataaatattttataaagataaataattggTGTTAATAATTTACTCAcattctcctacaaattcaatatatcaaaagGTCCACCAATAACTTATGTGGGGTCCACATAAGTCTAgaaatataatgattaatttgtaagatgagtataaaaaaaaataattagtgtcaataatttgcgcatatttctcatattctcttacaagtTTAATAATTTGCACATATTCTcccatatatatacacaacagATGAGTATAAAAAGAAatctaatggtttttttttttttttttttttgaatgggtATTCAGATCTTCATTAATAAGCTGAAAGTCAATCACAATTACACAGCTAGATACGTTAAAGGGGAAAGTCTTCTCTCCAGAGTTTGTCCACTCCAAGAGTCAAAGCTAATTTGGCTAGTTTATGAGCTTCTCCATTGGCCTCCCGCGGGATGTAAGTCACCTTGTATTCCAGGAAGCCTCGTAACAAAAACTGCATGTCATCAATAATTGCTCCATACGGTCGCCAACCTCCCCCGTCTGACTGCAGAGCTTGAACAACCTGTTGCGCATCGCCTTCCAATATAATCTTGCGTATGTCCAGCTGCAGGCTAAGTTCAATGCCTCGTCTTGCTGCCAGTCCCTCAGCCGTAGTTGGATCGTTGATGGACGCCATTGTGTCGCAGAGCATGGCTAGTACTTCTCCATCATGGTCTCTCACAATAACCCCAATTCCTATCTTTCGTCCTTTCTTATCGACAGCAGCATCCCAGTTGACTTTGATAGTTCCCAAGGGAGGTTTCTGCCACTGGACGTTAGCTGCCCTGCTTGGAGTAGGCCGTTGTTTAGCAACGTGCTTAGCCGCTGTAAGGTGAGCATCCAGCTGGTCCTTTGCTGCACATAGAATGGATTGTGGGCTCTTGAATTTACCCTCAAAGACCACTGAATTCCTCCGGAACCAGATTTGCCTTGCTACAATCGAAATCAGCTGTACCTCCTCAACATCGCTCCTTTCCAACAAATACTCCATGATATCCAGAAAGCCCAGTGCAGAACTGGAACTTTTTTGAATTCTCATGGAGCAATCGGCCCACACGTCCCTGGCTGAGGGGCAGCTCCAGAGTATATGCCCAATCGTTTCCACCTCGAGGTTGCATATGGGGCAGAGTGGGTCAGGGGTAATATGcttcttaaataaattttccTTAGTAGGCAGGATGTTATTGCCTGCCTTCCAAAGAAACATGTGTACAGCTCGTGGGACTTCAAGTTTCCATATGGCCTTCCACAACAGTTTTGATCTGTCTCCATTGGAACATCCCCCTTTGTCCACTTCAAATTTTTCCTGTGCCAGATGATAAGCGCTTCGAACCGAATACTCACCATTCCTTGTATATTTCCAGACCCTTCTATCACCCCCTCTCCGAGGACACACAGCCAGACTACTGATGAGGTTAGCTTCCTCTtctgaaaaaatttctttgattaAGCTCAGGTCCCACCAGTTTGCCTCCCTATCCATCAGCTCACTCACCTTTGCCTCCCTGTCTAGAATACGGGGTGGAGACTGAAGAAACCCACCTGTTGAAGTGGGAACCCACTTATCTAACCATATGCTGATGTTGCTACCATCGCCCACCCTCCAAGCTAGCCCCTCCACTAGTAATTTCCTAGCATTCCAACAGCTCCGCCATACATAAGATGGTTGACTTCCCAATGGGGCATTCAGAAAATTGCCatgtggaaaatatttttctttgaggaTTTTTGATGCTAGATCATCTGGATTTTGAAGGAGTCTCCACCCTTGTTTTGCGAGAAGCGCCATATTAAACCACTCCAAATCTCGGAAGCCTAGACCGCCTTTCACCTTAGCCCGCCCAAGTTGTAAGATGagtataaaaagaaataatttgtatcaataatttgctcatatttctcataaatgaaattttttagcAAATAAGACTCATGTGCCAAGATTTCAACTAGAATAGGCCCAACCCCAGCCCAGTAAACcccttcttctccttcaaaaaaTGGGCCCAGCGTCACACCTCACCACAGTCCACAACACAAACTCCCCGGCGCACGTTAGCCTTCTCCGCCATCTAATCATCCACTAGCATTCAAAAACCGCCTGGCATCCCATCACAGCCGTGGGATTGCGGCGAGGCCACATCATGGACGCGCTCTTCGACTCGATCAATGTCCGGGACCTACTCTCGGCCCGAGACCTCTCGGACCCGACCTGCCCGCTCTCCGCACCGGATCTCCGCCTCCTCATCCAAAGGCTCGAGTCCCACTCGCTCCACATCAAGTCCAAGGTCGGCTCCTACCTTCtctcccaccaccaccacttcGCCTCCCTTTTCTCCCTCTGCAACGACGCTGTTTCGCAATCCGACCTCATCTCCTCCAACCTCTCTGATCTTCTCCGGTTGATCTCCGACCGTCCGATCGACGTCGAGATTCGGGACTTGATCGAGGAGCTGAGCGAGAAGACAAGGGAGGCGAGGACCAGGAGAGAGCTGTTGGAGTTGGCGAGGGCAGTCGTGGAAATTAGCGAGAGATTGAAGGGCGTGAGGGAGGGGATCAGGAATGGACAGCTGAAATTCGCTGCTGAGGAGGTGAGGGAATTGAAGAAGGCGCTTAGGCTTCGTGATGGTGATCGTGACGGTGGTGACATCGCtgatgagagtgagagagagagagaaccggTGGTGTACGGGCTGTTGAAGAAGGAGTGGTCGGATTGCTTTGAAGAGGTATGGATtagtaaaagttttttttttttttttgttaggttctgtttggttgccgagaatgGTCCGGAAAAGTGAAAGAAAGCGACCGAATAGGTTCTGTTTCGTTTGTTATTTTGAGTTTTGGTGAAGTGTGATTGGTAAATTGGTGATTTTTATTGAGTTTGTGATTGTTTGTTTAGAGGTCTTGGATTTGGCTGTGTAGATTCAAGAGGTGCTTGTGAAATTCATGCAAAATGCGGTGCGTTTCGAAGGAGACACTAATAGACTACTAGTCCAGTATCGGCTGAGCCTTAACGGAGTTGACTGGATTGAGCTCCGAACAGTTCTTGAAGCCATGGATGTAAGTCAAAGCCAatgcttttatatatgtatatatggatGAAAGTGTTGAGTGTGAATGTTTGCGTGTCTCTGTGTGTATGGATGTCGCTGTGTATTCACTTTCACAAAAGCTAAAGATGTCTGTTGATATTTCAATAATGGAATGATTTTGGCGATTTTAACTCCAAAGACTTCTGTATGGTTCATGGGAAAATGCCTTGTGATGAATTCATTTCTCTTAAGTTTGTTCGTGTGGCTTTTATAGGTGGTTGGAATTTTGGATTATGGACTTGCTAAGCTAGCGGATTTGATAATCAAGTATGTTGTCTCTCCTGCCGTAAATCGTGGATCACCGATTTCATTTGTAGAAGAGTTAAATCAAGACccaaaagaaatgactgaagcTGTATTGAAGATAGTACCTTCAGTAGAACCTATGGTAAATATCATCTATCAACATTGCCTAAATATTTCTTTGCTTAATGTAGTGTATTCACATGGGCTTGCTCAGAAGGTGCTTGATTggcattattttgaaaaatttaactTTAGTTGTATTCTTATTTAACTTCATACATTTCTGTTTTAAGTGGATTCTGTTAATTGTGGGACTCAACAtacttttcttaaaattttcagGTTGAGAATGTCGAAGGTGAGGCAATCTATTCGGCAATTATACAGCTCATTAAGTTTATCGGCAAACGCATATGCTTTGAAAACGGTTCATGGATTGAATCTTTTGGAAGATTGACATGGCCTAGGATATCAGAGCTGATTATTTGTAACTTTCTTTCCAAGGTTTGTTTTTACAAGTCTTTGTACTGAAGATAGTTTGTACTTGGTTTCTCTGTAAAATTTGATTAGATCATTTGTTGGTATATGTCATTCATTTGAGATTTTATTTCAGAAAGTTTGCTTGTATACAGCTATTTATGATATTATGTAAGGTTTCTTGTTTCAGGTTGTACCTAAGGATGCTTCAAAACTTGCCGATTTTCAGAAAATCATTGAATGTACTTCTCAGTTTGAGACTGCTTTAAAGGAAATGATGTTTATTTCAGCATCTGATAACAAGGATGAAAAGTTGAGCAACTTCGCTCAAAATGTTGAGGTTCACTTTGCCtctaggaaaaagaaagaaattttggGGAAGGCTCGAAAATTGCTTCTACAATGCGACTTTGACGTTCCTCAAGTGAGCTTTTTGGCCTGGTATGAATTCACTTGTAGTTATTTTGAGATGTTAGCTTTTGATAGTGAACTCTTTTTCCCCATAGGAGTACACAAGGAAAGGTCCTATGCTGAAGGACAGAGCGGCTGTAAATTCTTATGAACAAGTTGTTGACTTGCTTTTTCTGTCCGAGAGGTGTGTGGTGTCTAAAGCAGCGATTCAACTTATGGAGCTAGTGCATCAGACACTTAAGGTAAATGAATCAAAGAATAGAATAATTTGATTCTCCGTTTGTAAGGCTGGAACCATTTAAATGTAACCCTTTTTGCCAAAATGTGAAATTCATAAGtgaaaatttatcaaaatttttctttttgattggtGGTGAAAATTTATCACAACATATAAGAAACAAGAGTATTCTTGAAACTATAAATCATATCTGAACTAGTGAATCGAAAAggaatttcataatttttggcGGTGACAATTTGGTTCGAAGTCTTAAGGGATAGGTAGCATCATTACTATAGTAATAATAAGAACTTGGTGTATCTGTTGACTATGAAGGCATCTTCTTATATTCCTTACATTCTTTGGTTAAATTACCAATCAGCATGTATTATGCTTTGAGAGTATGAATATGATTAATGCCAACTCTGTACAGGATGTTTGCTTGTCTTCCACAAGAGTTGCTCTAGAATTCTATCGTGCGGCTAGGGATGCTATACTTCTCTATGAAGTTGTCATTCCTGTCAAGGTTAGTTCATGCAAGGCAATAGCATAAAATGAAAGTTTAACTTCTTAACTTTTTTAACCTTTTATGGGTTTCATTGTTGGGAATTTGCTGCGTGGAATGCTATAAAGCTTGCCTTATGCATATGCAGTATACAACAAAAGATTTGGTTTGTAAGGCATGGATTCAATGTTATTGAAGATGTTTGATAATggtactaataaaaataaaaataaaagatatttgATAATGGtgttggtgatgatgatgaggactatcacacttctttttttctttttttattagtgcATGTATTTAATTTATTCGGATTTAGAGCAGGATCTAGTTTTTGGGGGAATATGGGTCGAAGCTATAACAAGAATATTTCTAGTGGAACATCTTTCACAATCCCTAGAGAGATAGTTCACTAATGGATCAAGGGATAAGTAATTCGACTCATTCACATATAGATCATGAATGTTTGCAATCATATTATGCAAGGAAACATTGTTCCAAATTTCTACTTGTGGTTCTCTTTTAACGTAATGTTACTTCTCAGCTTTTAAAGTTACCCATGCTATCTTCATTAAGCTAATTTTTGTTAGATTCAATCctatgcattttctttttttcaccaaagcatattttatttttctctttttctttttcatgatcATATTGACAACTAGACTAACGTTCgaataatttataatttcttcttttttgacttATGAAGCTAGAAAAGCAGCTTGATGGCATCAATCAGGTTGCTGTTCTCATGCACAATGACTGTCTTTATCTATCTCAAGAGATACTTGGGCTTGCATTTGAGGTATTAACGAATGCTTCTACATGCTAAATGGATTCAATCTGtgaaaactctctctctctctctctctccttagccacatgcatgcatgcatatatagcTGTTCTGGTATGGTCTAGAATATGTTGAAACCACAATGCACCTCGTAATTGAACTTATCATCtgagaatcttttttttttctaattggttACCACAAATTaacaaatcctaataaaacACTAATTTCCTAGTTTTTTATAatagatttaataaaaaatccttgttaaggaaattaataaaagagaaatttaaCCTTATCTGTCTCATACTTGTTAGATTTTTTGTTGGCTCATACATCTGAATGCTGTTGTTTCAGTATCGGTCAGACTTTCCAAGTTCCATTAAGGAACATGCTGTATTTGTTGATATGGCTCCAAGATTTCATCTTATGGCAGAAGAAATATTGCAGAAGCAAATTCagcttattttatataatttgaaagAGGTACAATCTAGTCTTAAATGTATACATCggttaattttaggtttttatcTGCCTTTTAGAACTTGCAATGTACTATTTTATtactttgtaaaaaaattgttctatTATAGGCTGTAGATGGTGCTGATGGATTCCAGAATACACAGCTGAAGCAACAATTCGAATTAGTAAAGTTTAGTATAGATCAGGTATTGCTGTGAATTTTATGGGTGCCCTTTCAATTCCCccttttcattgttattttcatAGTAGCCTTTTCTAAGTTTCTTTTCCCAGTTAGGTTGAGCTAAACATTCTTTGATTAGGTCATTTTCATTCTGGAGAAAGTGCATATCATTTGGGAGCCACTTTTGCTACCTTCAACTTACAAAAGAAGCATGTGTA
This window of the Corylus avellana chromosome ca5, CavTom2PMs-1.0 genome carries:
- the LOC132182884 gene encoding centromere/kinetochore protein zw10 homolog; protein product: MDALFDSINVRDLLSARDLSDPTCPLSAPDLRLLIQRLESHSLHIKSKVGSYLLSHHHHFASLFSLCNDAVSQSDLISSNLSDLLRLISDRPIDVEIRDLIEELSEKTREARTRRELLELARAVVEISERLKGVREGIRNGQLKFAAEEVRELKKALRLRDGDRDGGDIADESEREREPVVYGLLKKEWSDCFEEIQEVLVKFMQNAVRFEGDTNRLLVQYRLSLNGVDWIELRTVLEAMDVVGILDYGLAKLADLIIKYVVSPAVNRGSPISFVEELNQDPKEMTEAVLKIVPSVEPMVENVEGEAIYSAIIQLIKFIGKRICFENGSWIESFGRLTWPRISELIICNFLSKVVPKDASKLADFQKIIECTSQFETALKEMMFISASDNKDEKLSNFAQNVEVHFASRKKKEILGKARKLLLQCDFDVPQEYTRKGPMLKDRAAVNSYEQVVDLLFLSERCVVSKAAIQLMELVHQTLKDVCLSSTRVALEFYRAARDAILLYEVVIPVKLEKQLDGINQVAVLMHNDCLYLSQEILGLAFEYRSDFPSSIKEHAVFVDMAPRFHLMAEEILQKQIQLILYNLKEAVDGADGFQNTQLKQQFELVKFSIDQVIFILEKVHIIWEPLLLPSTYKRSMCMVLESVFSRITRDILLLDDLAADETLQLQRLIHLMLENLSSLFESLDADSQKEKPREDSTPSLDNIIPSLCKIRKLAELLDMPLKSITTAWESGEVVSCGFTALEVKDFIKGIFTDSPLRKECLWRIENSRF
- the LOC132181537 gene encoding uncharacterized protein LOC132181537, with the translated sequence MKKHYKKGQVHPSQLPSIADHHLALLPATILTLSAALSAQDKEVLAYLIISCSSSSTSNNFSGHPKTVTESNGGDHSPTFECNCFRCYMSFWARWDASPNRELIHEIIEAYEEELLKKKKRSAAAKIKKERRKRGCDDQLKGGGEKGSEERPVTWVDKMGESVSADVSVGDGGGEVGMEKGVVRKIASFIGERIWSVWDRV